The region TGTTCAGCTTGCCCTTTTCCCATCCTGTAAAGCGGTTGCGGAACAGCGTGTTCATGCCGCCGGTGCCGTGGAACAGGTCGGCGCCGAACATTGACCCATCGTTGCCCTCGAGCAGGTCGAACTCGTTGCCCTCGTTGTGGTCGGTGGCGCTGCCGTACAGAAAATCGGCCGACGCGGTCTCGTAGTCGTTGATGGAGAAGTTGTACGCGATCACGTCTCCCACGCCGAGCTGCAGCAGCTGCGGCGCCGTGACGTGCTGGAAAATGTTGTTGATCACGAGGTTGTCCGACCCGAGGTATATCTCCACGCCGTAGCTCTGCGTCTGGCCGTGCTGCGTGCCGTAAAAATAGCAGTCGGCAATGGTGTTGTGCGCCGAGGCGCACAGCTGCACGTGGTTACGGTTGGAGTTGACGGACCGGACCCCCTTCACCCAGCAGTTGATCGCGCCGTACATGCTGATGCCGTTGATCTCGCCCGCGGCGCTGTCGTGGTTGATGGAAAGGTCTTCGAGCCCGGCGTTCTGCATCGGCCGCACCCACCACGCGCCGGGCGAAAGCGCGGCGGTCCAGGTCGGGGCGTACAGGGCCGGCGAGATGGTGTAGACACTCCCGTTGATCGCCGTGACCTTCACGATCTGCGTCTGACCGTGCTGGATGTTGTTTATCACGCGGCCGCCGTTTCCTCCTTCGAGTGAGCAGGGAAATGTGGTGTTGTCGCATACGAAAAGCTCGCCGTTGTCGGCCGCCGCGTTTTCCTGGTCGAGTATGAGGTACTGCCCCACGGCGATTCCCGAGCTGCCCACGTTCGTGAGCGTGATTTGCGCGGTTCCCTGCGCAAAGCCGGCGGTCCAGACCGCGGCATTGGTGCCGCCCGGCCATGCATCTTTGTCGCCGCCCCATACGTGATTCTCGGCCGTAAAGCACACCACGCCGTAGCCGCCGAAACAGGCGTTGACGCCGGTGAAGACCAGGAAGGTCTTGTCCGCGCCGGCGCCGCGCACCGTGACATCGCTCTTGAGCACGATGCCGCCTGCCAGGGAATACGTTCCGGCGCTCAGGGACACCACCTGGCCGGCCGGGCACGCCGCGATGGCCGCGTTGATCTGGTCGGCCGTGGCGCCCGGGTTGAGCGTGGTGTAAATTGCGGCCCTGTTCGGGACGCCCCCTTCGACGCCGGCCTTGCCCCAGTCGATCGACCGGCTGGCCGCGACGATGCCGGTTGCGTTCTGGGAATAGGCAAGCCCGAGCGATACTATCACGGTGATGACCGTTTTTATTGGGATATGTGACATTTCTATCCTCCCCGGTTTGGAATTCTTTTCTAAAATGCCCGCTCTATCAAAATAATACCCAGATATTCCCTTTTTCGCAAGACAAATGTGGGATATCATCGGACTGTTCGGGCCAGGTCATTTCCGGCATCCGGCTCAAGAACAAATTTTTTCATAAATATGCTTGGGCCGTTCATCGCCAATATATTTTAGTAGCCGTTGAGGGGGAGGGGAATTGCATCGGGCAAAAGGTGCCGCAGCATCGGCGCTGAAGCGTCATGCGGCAAAATGCATTTTTTGTTCCGACTGCGCTTAAAAAATTCCTCGGATTTCACCCCGAGACTTTCCCCCGTCCCCGCCATAATCTCATAAAAACTCATTGATTAATTTCTTAAAATGACGGCATTATTTCCTTATATTATCGTCTGCAAAACAGCCGGGGCTTATTAATCGCTTAATCGGAGCCGATACACTTTTTACCACACTTTAGAGGAGGTCTTTAATGGTCCCCTTCAACCGAACAAGCTTGAAAATCGGCGTCGTGCTTTGCTTTTGTCTGCTGTCGGTAAGCCATGCCCAGCCGCCAAGAACCGGCGGCTATGCCGGGCAGATGAACGGGACCAAATCATGGGACCTGCCCAACGCGCCGAGCGGCACGCGGCCCGACCAGGCATGGCATTGTATCGGTTCATCTCCGGACGGCGACATTTACATTTCGGGCCAAGACCATGC is a window of Chitinivibrionales bacterium DNA encoding:
- a CDS encoding FlgD immunoglobulin-like domain containing protein, whose translation is MSHIPIKTVITVIVSLGLAYSQNATGIVAASRSIDWGKAGVEGGVPNRAAIYTTLNPGATADQINAAIAACPAGQVVSLSAGTYSLAGGIVLKSDVTVRGAGADKTFLVFTGVNACFGGYGVVCFTAENHVWGGDKDAWPGGTNAAVWTAGFAQGTAQITLTNVGSSGIAVGQYLILDQENAAADNGELFVCDNTTFPCSLEGGNGGRVINNIQHGQTQIVKVTAINGSVYTISPALYAPTWTAALSPGAWWVRPMQNAGLEDLSINHDSAAGEINGISMYGAINCWVKGVRSVNSNRNHVQLCASAHNTIADCYFYGTQHGQTQSYGVEIYLGSDNLVINNIFQHVTAPQLLQLGVGDVIAYNFSINDYETASADFLYGSATDHNEGNEFDLLEGNDGSMFGADLFHGTGGMNTLFRNRFTGWEKGKLNNLIPVRLDSYKRYCNIVGNVLGTAGITINYQTPAPYGSGQVYALGGGNSNGTVTIPADPLVPATTMRWGNYDVVSDSARWEASEVPSAIAKYANPVPAGKTLPASFFLSAKPAWWPSAIAWPPIGPDVSGGALSGLAGHAHQIPACNCYANIMKGPADGSGDPLTFNADNCYTTAVSNAPANLMRQGPVSLSVRRMPGGHEWMIKMTGAEAKCRLTICDIIGRTVRTLAPDQSSANGARFFWDGRDNQGKSLSEGLYVIGIAGGVRKVVGIF